The Streptomyces sp. TLI_105 DNA segment TCGTCCAGCCCTTCGCGGGCCCGCGGCTGTGGCTGGTGGACCTGGCGGCCGGTGTCGTCGAGCCGGACCCGACGGCCTTGCTCGACGAGAAGGAGCGGGCCCAGGCCACGGCCTTCCGCTCACCCCTGGACCGCGCCCACTACATGACCTCGCGCATCGCGCTGCGCCGCATCCTCGGGGCCCACCTGGGGCGGGCGCCCGAGGACGTACCGCTCTCGCGGGCCGACGGGCCGGCAGGCGGCGCCGACCACGGCAGGCCGGTCGTCACGGGCAGCTCGCTGCAGTTCTCGCTCTCCTGGCGGGCCGGGTACTGCCTGATCGCCCTGGCCCGTACGGCGGTGGGCGTGAGCTTGCAGGTCCACCCGGCGACGGAGGTCGCCGACGAACTCGCCGCCATCCTGCACCCCCGGGAGCAGGCTCTCCTGGGATTCGCCCCACCCGACCGGAGGTCTGCCGTCTTCGCCCGCATCCGGGCGCGGAAGGAGGCCTACCTCAAGGGCCTCGGTACCGGGCTCGTCACGGGCGCCGCGCATGACCATGTGGGGGAGGGCGCGGAGGTGCCGGACTGGCGCTTCTACGACGTCGCGACCCCCGCCGGCCTCGCGGCCGCACTCGCCCTCAAGAACACGAACAGTGAGGCACGCTGAGGACGGGCGCGGCCGGTCGAGGCGGGCTCCCACTCCTCGCCGGTCAGCCGGCCCTTGGCGACGGCCCGCGTGCCCGCCTGGAAGCGGCCGCGTGCCCCGAGCTTCTCCATCAGGTCCGCAGCGATACGGCGAGCCGTGCGGGGCGGGACACCGAGGTGCTTGGCGACCGCGTCGTCACCAGGCCCCTGCCTCAGGAGGCGGAGCGTCTCCTGGGGCAGGGGTCTGGTGATCGGCCGTGAGGGCCTGCTCGCCGCCGCCGGTGCAGCCGGTGGTGTGCTCGGCGTACGGGGAGATGGCGCGCTGTCGGGATCTTGCGCCGGTGTGCCGGGGGGCCGGGCCGGGGCCTCGTCGTGTCTTCGTCACACTCCGACGGTCGCGCAGGGCCGGTGGTGGAGGTGGCGGAGGGCGTAGGCGGCGGAGACCAGGGTCATGTGGTGGTGCCAGCCGGGGTACGAGCGGCCCTCGAAGTCGAGGAGGCCCAGGTCGTCCTCCAGGCGGCGGGTGGTCTGGCGGGTGCGGGCCGGGAGACGGGTGAGGGCGAGGAGGTTCTCGGTGCGGGCGTGGGTCATGTTGGTGAGCCACAGCTGGGACGGGGGCCGGCTCTCCTCGGGGCGGACCGTGAAGAGGCGGTAGGCGCGGTGCGGGGGACCCGCCGGGGGACGGCCGACGGGATGGACGAGAGCCGTTGCGACCGCGGCGCGGTGCCCGCGGCCGCCGGGGCGGACCGCCTCCTCGGTGCGGAGCGGGCCCAGGCCGTGGTCGAGCACCCCGCGGGCCGTGTGCACCGGGCCGTGCTCCTCGCCGCGGGGGTGGGGCAGGTGGCCGGGGGACCGGGCGGTCCTCACCCGCAGTCCGTCGGGGACGGCTAACACGAAGTCCCGGTTCCGGGCCGCGAGCCCCCGCACGAGAGAGCCCGCCCGGGGGGTCGCGCCCAGGTGGGCGACGACCGGTACGGGGGCGGTGCGGCTCGCCCCGGCCAGGGCGTCGACGAGTTCGAGGGCGTGCTGCTCGGGCGGCCGGTAGCCCACGTCGCAGGGGATCCGGGCGCGCCGGCGGCGGTGCGGCTCCTTGCCCCAGGCGCCGGGCAGCTGGAGGCGCCAGTCGACGGGGACCGCCTCGGCCGCCGTGGCGAGGAAAGCGCCCACTCCCACCTGGCAGGTGACGGACCGTCCGGCGGCGGCGACGAACCTGCGGTGCACCCCGCAGGAATGCTCCCCGCGCTTCGGCAGCACCGCCAGGTCGACGACCCAGGCCTGCGGGGCCAGCCGCCGCTCGGTCCAGCGGACCAGCTCCTCGCGCACCGGCGTCCAGTCCCAGGGGCTGACGTTGACGAACTGGTGCAGGGCCTGGGCCGCCGTCGGCGAGGCCGAGACGCTGGCGGCCAGCCGGCGGACCGACTTCTTGCCGGGGGTGGTCAGCAGGGCCCGCAGGTATCTCCGCGCCCAGGCGCGCTGGTCGGCCCGCGCCAGCGGTTCGAAGACCCGCTCGGTGAAGCGGGAGACGGCGTCGTCGGGCGGGAGGGTGGCCATGGCCAAAGAATAGCGAACGTTCTCTTTCTAGGTGCTGTCGTGTCCCGTGGGAGTGGTGGGGCCCCTCCGTCGGGTCGCCTCCGCGGGGGTGCGGGGCGGGAGCGGGGAGAAAACGCGTTGCATCTTGACCAACTCGGCGTTGTCGGCCCTCGGGGCGCGCGCCGAGGATGCTCTTTCCAGGAGCTCATTCGGAGTCAGCATGGTGAAACAGGAGAGGGCCGTACGCACCCGCGCGGGACTCGTTCGGTCGGCCGCGGTGGAGTTCGACCGCGACGGATACGCCGGTACGTCGCTGTCCCGGATCAGCAAGGCCGCGGGCGTGTCCATCGGGGCGGTCACCTTCCACTTCGCCTCCAAGGCCGATCTGGCCGAGGCCGTACGGGAGGAAGGGAGCGCCGTCACGCGGGCCGCGCTGAAGCGGGTCACCGCGGAGCGGACCTCGGCGCTGCGCGCGGTGGTCGACCTCACCGTCGAGCTCGCGCGGCTGATGGAGCGTGAGGTCCTGGTGCGGGCGAGCGTCCGGCTGGCCCGGGAGCTCGCGGAGAGCGCCTCCTGGTCGGGCATCTGGCTGCCGACGGTCCGCGACCTGCTCGACGAGGCCCACCGGGCGGGCCAGCTCCGCGACGGCGCCCCGCCGGAGGACGTGACGACCCTGGTGGAGTACCTGGCCGGCGGGGCGGAGACCTCGCTGCGCGCCCGCCTGGACGCGGAGGGCGAACCGGAGGGTCCCGCCGACCAGCTGAACCGGGTCTGGTGGGTGGCCCTCGCGGGAGTCTCGGCCACGGGCGACACCGGTGAGGCAAGCGCCACCCCCGAACCCCGGCAGGCCGGGGAGGGCTGGGAGGCGGGGTAGGCCAGGGGGGCC contains these protein-coding regions:
- a CDS encoding 4'-phosphopantetheinyl transferase superfamily protein encodes the protein MSTTLLSHETATGSTAPPPAALVTPRLYRSDHLAELVQPFAGPRLWLVDLAAGVVEPDPTALLDEKERAQATAFRSPLDRAHYMTSRIALRRILGAHLGRAPEDVPLSRADGPAGGADHGRPVVTGSSLQFSLSWRAGYCLIALARTAVGVSLQVHPATEVADELAAILHPREQALLGFAPPDRRSAVFARIRARKEAYLKGLGTGLVTGAAHDHVGEGAEVPDWRFYDVATPAGLAAALALKNTNSEAR
- a CDS encoding transposase — translated: MATLPPDDAVSRFTERVFEPLARADQRAWARRYLRALLTTPGKKSVRRLAASVSASPTAAQALHQFVNVSPWDWTPVREELVRWTERRLAPQAWVVDLAVLPKRGEHSCGVHRRFVAAAGRSVTCQVGVGAFLATAAEAVPVDWRLQLPGAWGKEPHRRRRARIPCDVGYRPPEQHALELVDALAGASRTAPVPVVAHLGATPRAGSLVRGLAARNRDFVLAVPDGLRVRTARSPGHLPHPRGEEHGPVHTARGVLDHGLGPLRTEEAVRPGGRGHRAAVATALVHPVGRPPAGPPHRAYRLFTVRPEESRPPSQLWLTNMTHARTENLLALTRLPARTRQTTRRLEDDLGLLDFEGRSYPGWHHHMTLVSAAYALRHLHHRPCATVGV
- a CDS encoding TetR/AcrR family transcriptional regulator, yielding MVKQERAVRTRAGLVRSAAVEFDRDGYAGTSLSRISKAAGVSIGAVTFHFASKADLAEAVREEGSAVTRAALKRVTAERTSALRAVVDLTVELARLMEREVLVRASVRLARELAESASWSGIWLPTVRDLLDEAHRAGQLRDGAPPEDVTTLVEYLAGGAETSLRARLDAEGEPEGPADQLNRVWWVALAGVSATGDTGEASATPEPRQAGEGWEAG